In the Pogona vitticeps strain Pit_001003342236 chromosome 2, PviZW2.1, whole genome shotgun sequence genome, CAATTTCTGATTCATCCCTGGAACTCACTAGGTAGCCTTGGACCTGTCACATCTTCAGCCCAACTTACCTCAGGCGGTTGTTGTTGCTGGGAATTTTTGCAACCTCAAATGCTGCCTTTAGTGGGACTGGCTGGGAAGCacatttctgggctgaggtgactgtcaatctatccagcactaaccaatcatttcttcccttcctctgaaTTCAGAAAGAGCCCCACCTCTCAATTTTGTGTCCCTCTCTTTACTCTGTTGGAATCAGTCTGCTTTCTTGTTTGttattgatctgttcagaactgtaagtaatgaaacatttttattctttctcctacaaatgtctcagagtaagttattgagaccttaCATGCCAGTAAATTAGAAACACGTGAACTCtgtggaacttgaagctattcttctctgtgaattctgtacttctgctgcatgGCAAAATGAATTTtagtagaaattcaaaactctgcaacagttctaAGGATAAAGTGGGAAGGAAGACAGCTATCTATGCCACAGTATAGCAGTAGTTTGGATGCTAagagttacagtggtgcttcacaagacgatgttaattcgttccgcgaaaatcgctgtcttgcaaaaacatcatcttgcgaaacgcagttccccattggaatgcattgaaatctatttaatgcgttccaatggggggggtcgtcatcttgtgaaaatcgtccaaagaaaacatcatcttgcgaaacgcagttccccactggaatgcattgaaatctatttaatgtgttccaatgggggggaaaaccatcttgcgaagcatcggtctaaaaaaaacccgtcttgcgaaatgcgattccccattggaatgcattgaaatctaatgccttccaatggggggggaaaccatcttgcaaagcatcggtcgaAAAAAAactcatcttgcaaagcacgggcccaaacatcgtctagcgaaaatcgcccataggaaaaaccgttttgcaaagcacaacagcgatcgcaaaaacccattgtcttgcggattaatcgtcctacgaggcaatcgtcttgcgaggcagcactgtatagtataacaacatctggagagttgcAGATTCCCCAGCACTGCCTGGATTATTATACTGGATTATTGGTTTGAGCCAATTTCCTAAAGCTTAAGCATTATTTAGATTTGGAAATCTCTATGTGGGTTCCAACATGTGTAGAACAGagtagaaaaacaaatgaaatgacaTACCTTGTGTGAATAATGTTGATCCACAACCCTTGCTAAACCAAAATCGCCAATCTTCAATACCAGGTCCTCCGTGTTAATGAAGATGTTGGCAGGCTTCAAGTCCCTATGTAACACATTGGCTGAATGGATGTACTTCAAGCCTCTAAGCAACTGATACATGAAAAGTTTGGCGTGTTCCTCAGAGAGTGGTCCCTGCTCCAACAGGCGGGCCAGGTCAGTTTCCATATACTCCTGGATTACGTACACCATGTTAAATTTGAACAAATCCCCTTGAAGGTCTGCTCCTTTTGGCCCTAGCACCTCGTAGACCTTCACAATGTTGTCATGGTCCAGCCGGCGGATTATCTTGATCTCCCGGAAGGCGTGTTTCATGCTCTGTGCATCACTGATGGCGATCTTCTTCACAGCCACCTTGCGGCAACTTTTGCTATCGACTGCCGACAGGACAAGCCCATTCGCACCAAAGCCCAGAGGTCGGAAGTTGATGAAACGGCAACCCAAGTCATAACCATACATGTTTGCAATGTAATCACACTTCTCTGCCATGGCAAGGTCAGCTCTCTCTGTATCTATGTAATAAAACTGCAGTAAAGATGCTGAACCTTCCGCTCACCAGTATGGTTTAAAATAAGACAGCTCATCATTGGTACAAATGGAAATCTGTGAAGAGGTTCTTTGTTTGAAGCTCATAGTTGCAAAGGAGACCAATTTCAGACATTCAGAGGTACAAGAGGCAAGTGCATGGGGTAGATTCAAATATAACTCTCCTGCAGAAATTTGCAAACTTAAAAGCACTGATTCATTAATTCATACAAGGATCAGAAGACACAGAGATGTAATTTTAATAAATGGAATATAATGACTCAATTTAGTGATGGGTTTTGCTGCAATATGTTGACAACTGACCTCACCGTGTTTCTAAATCCTCATTCCAGTTTTACTTCTGGGAATGTAACACAGACATCCACGTATATATCCTAGATCATGGATCTTCTGTGATAGAAATCTGTGTGTGTAACCAAAATGTTGTATTTTCTAGAAATAAATTTGGTCAGTTAGAAATTCTCTGTGCGAGACCAATAGCTTCACAAGGCTTTGATGAAATTCTGCCACACATTCTTAAATAGGGAACCAGGTCTCTATTCCTCCATCAGAAGACACTTTCAAATGAGACTCGTTCCTCTTCAAGCAAGCTCCATGGCATAAATTTGCATTGTTCAAATTCTTTCAATTTCCCCACGTCTTTTTATTTGCTGACATATGCATTATTTGGTCTTCAGAATATCCACCTCCTTCCTtctgcaagaaaagaaaacagaaagggatTAATGTCATTCCTTCCAGGATAACGTAGTTCTTTTCATTTAATTCCTTTCTTCTTGAACCCAGACACAAGGAAATGAGAAGCACAAGTGATAATGTGATGAGAAACCCAACACTTAATGGCCACAAAAATGATCCTTGGTGCCATTTTTTTTCCGGACTGTGTACTCGGCGGTGGTAAAGTCTCCAGCCATGCAAGGCAAGAAGGGAAGCACTGTCCCCCTCCTGGACACCTCCTGTGGCACTGCTTACAacgaagggagggggaaggaagaagtGGTGGCCAGCAGCCAAAGGCAGAAGGCAGTACCCTCTGCATgccacagaaaaaaaggggggaggtagAGAATGTTAAGAGTTgtttttttgcaacctcgcatgctgcctttagtagttcacgctgggagggacctttctgggctggggtgacttgCAATCTACCCAGTAATAAACAActgttcctttcctgcctctgaatttcaAAAAGAGCTCTGCATCTCTGCTCTTGAGCCTCCCCCCTGCCCTCCCTGTTGTCTGTTGACAGTCAGtgggtctgttgaggtctgttgctagAAGTCAATCAGCCATGCTTATTATTTTTGCcataaagataaaggtaaaggttccacttgacgaTTTTTGTCttgtcgtgttcgactctagggggcggtactcatccccgtttccaagccatagagccagtgttttgtccgaagacaatcttccgtggtcacatcgccagtgcaacttagacacggaatgctgttaccttcccactgaggtggtacctatttatctacttaaatttacatgttttcgaaccgctaggttggcggaagctgggacaagcaacaggcgcttaatccatcgcgtggattcgatcttacgactgctggtcttctgaccctgcagcacaggcttctgcggtttagcccgcagcgccaccacgtccctatagcgCCACCACGGCCCTTTTTGCCATAGATCTGTTCAAAACTGCAAgtaaagaaacatgttttattctttcagccaCTAATGTCTCAGACTGaattattgagactataagtgccagttaatgagaaaaaggggtgggctaAGTTGGAAACCTTGAAGCTGCTCTGCTCTGggaaatccctgcacttctgctgagtGGCTGCAAGAATTTACCAAAGATTCAAACCTCTGCAACAAAGCAGCCACTGACACAGGATAGCCCTTTCTGCTTTGTGCTGCCTAAAAAGTGTGACCTCTTCTTGGCCAGCTATCTGAATAACACTTGGCTGAAGGAGACCAAGGAATTCTGGAGGTGTGGACGCAAAAATTTCAACAAAATTGGAAGACCCTCTCAGAACCATGCATTCTCCAAACAACCAGATGAGAAGCAAGCATTTTCGTGGCAGTGATGTGACAAAACAAGGGCTGTGGCCAGCAGGGAGTGGGTGGCAGCTTTGCGAAGCAATTGTTGGTCGTTTTCTTCTTTTACAGTTACTGGATTTTCTCTCCGTGGAAGGGAGACAGGAAaaggtggttgtgggtttttcagtctCAGGTATAAAACGAAGGGGGAGAAACATGAGACATCAGCTTCACAAGAAAAAGCGTACTTCTCTTTGATAGTTAAAGGCCACTTGTTTCTCACACCATGTGGTTTCGCAGCTCCACATGCTGCAAATTAGCTAGCTTTTGTTCTGCGATCGATCAACGAGAAGTCAACACAGGATTCCGTTCTATGTTGATTGTGCAGACACCGGAGGTCTGAAAAAAATGAACCCTGAGAAGGGTTGTGTTTTGTCACTGTTTAATCTGGTGCCTTGCCTGTTTCTTAACTTGACCAAGCATTGGGTGGTTACCTGACATGGGTTGCATCACTGTCCAGGCTGTGTGGGTCTGAACTAAagtccaaacatctggagacacAAAGGTTCCCCACCTCTGTTCTACAGAATAAAAGCTGACAGGAACTTAGTGGAGTTAAGAGTCCTCAAAGCCTCGGAACAGTTTTCCTTCTAAGCCAGGTTTACAAGAACAAGTAGATCTATCCCCAGATATATGGGCGGGAAAAGGCTTAAGCCCAGTAGGGCATCCTCTATGGACACTCCAGCTTGTCCAATCCGTAGCAGGGTGGTGGTAGTTGGGGAGCCCAGTGGGAGAGGCAGAATCTCTGACAGAATCCTGCTGCCAGTGGGCtccttggctgctgtcaccaccatcTAGCGTCATGAAATACATGCATTAAAACATGTGTTTCAAGCCATTTCACTCCGATTTCCAGATAAGTTGCAATAAAAACCTTACTGCAAGTTATCTGCAAATGTGCAATTCTTGCCtggggggggaagaaataatCAGTGATGAGGTGAGTCAGTGTGTGAaggaacaaacacacacaacaccccAATTGTGGGGGAGAGGGATTAAGGGGTTTCTCAGTTATGCAAAGCTGAGTCCTTTTATTAGTTAAATAATAAACTAAGGCTTTTTCTGCAGATTCTGGTAGGAAAATCATTACCCTActaaatttttattttcaaagttgCAGCATGACCACTAAGGATTTACATGTGTATTTAGGAGAACTGCAATAATGCTGTATTTCTTCACTCAGTCAAGTGTTTAGTGCAGCTCAGAGTTTATTGCAATAAGGCAGGAAATTTCCCCTCTCTCCTTCAGGCTTCAGTCCGGCATGGAATTATGTTTGGAGACATCTCATAACTATCAGCAAAACATTCCGATGCCAGGTGTCAGATCCGTGGAGCCTTTCTTCATGAGATCTGGCCCAATCCAGCATCACGACAGCTTGCTCACAACAAGCAGGCAAAAGCGAAGATGAAACGTGGGTGACGTGAAGCGGAACTGAAGCGGAACAATTTTGATCAAGACTAGGAGAGAGAGCAGGACATTCTGATTTCAATTCCTGAAACGCTTTTCCACAGGATTGCAACTGAGCTGTTTCAAGTGGGTATACTCAAGGCAACTGGAAATCTGCCCTTGATAAAGATTTTGCATTTCTACCGTGCTGACCAATCACAGGTTTTATATATAGTAACTGATTTCTGTGCCAAACAAAGAGAAGTCAACAACTGGGTGAAAACCAGAACCGTTCTTTCTCAGTGGAAAACAGGGTTCAGAAGTAGAAATGCTGGCCCTATCTGGACAGCCCATCAGACGCTGCAGTGATGAACATAATGTGTTCCAGTGGACCAAAGGTTTCAGTGACATCCCATTTCTCACCATATATTGCCAGCATTGCATATACCTACAGCAGCCAATCGCAAAAGAGGCCAACACTTTCATCGTTAGGAGAACGGAGAATTTTGGAAGACAATAGCTTCTCAGACATGGCTAAAACCATGCTGAAATGTGGCCTTCCCAGCAGTCATCTATAAATACAAGAGAACGTTCCATGTGGCCTTGCCAAGTTCTGCTCTACACACGACCTTAATAGAAACCCCATGTGGAGCAGTGGATAGAGTGCCAGAATTAGGACTCAAAgagatttgggttcaaatcccttctccatcatggaaactcactgggtgtgtgtggaaatggtaaagccactccttaaatatctaactccCTTGAAAATCACTATAAGTTGGACACAAGTGGACTGCAGGTCACAAACAATATGTGGGCTGTTGTGCAGAATATGCTACTGCACGGTGTTGTCAATACACAAGGAAATCATTGAGTAGGAGTCTTCCTATGGATTGTGTCATGTGTTGATCTGAACACATGTTATATCTCTGGAGTAGACATTACTGTGATAGTGACGAGTAAAACCAATGCTGCCTTCCAAGGAGCTAGACAATCCTGTGACAGAGTTCTGTCACAGTACTGTCAACATCAAGAGTGGGGAATGCAGGATCTTCCATCTGgatttggactgcagcttccaccaGCTTCCACCAGCATAGCCCAAAGTTGAGGACTGTACTCTTGCTTCAACTTCACTGTCTTGCCACAAGCTGACTCAAGGAATCAGTGACAGAAACTGATCGAAGGTATTTCATAAAGGCAATGGTCCATTTCCTAGAGGTGAACCTAATCATTTATCTTCCTTCTGGCAAGTTCACATTTCCAGGCAGCTTTACAGTCACAAGTTAAAATTCATCTTTACAGACATGAGTTCATTGCAAGCTTGTTGACAACTAGAAGACGTCTGACTTTATCTTTGAAAAATCTCCTGACTTTATTCATGGACTGCAATGGGAAAGATACGACCACAGAGGTccaaagttcagaggaggacaacaaggttgatcaggggactggaaaccaagccttagaaggaaagtctgaaagaactaggcatgtttagctttgagaaaagaaggccgAGGGGATgataggagagcactcttcaaagacttgaaaggtagtcctacagggGAAAGGCAAGGTCTGTTCTTGGTTATCCCAGAGTACAGGGCacataaaaatgggctcaagctacaggaagccagatttaggctgaatatcagaaaaaaaaaactcttaactgttag is a window encoding:
- the MAPK4 gene encoding mitogen-activated protein kinase 4 isoform X3, with the translated sequence MAEKCDYIANMYGYDLGCRFINFRPLGFGANGLVLSAVDSKSCRKVAVKKIAISDAQSMKHAFREIKIIRRLDHDNIVKVYEVLGPKGADLQGDLFKFNMVYVIQEYMETDLARLLEQGPLSEEHAKLFMYQLLRGLKYIHSANVLHRDLKPANIFINTEDLVLKIGDFGLARVVDQHYSHKGYLSEGLVTKWYRSPRLLLSPNNYTKAIDMWAAGCILAEMLTGKMLFAGSHELEQMQLILETIPVFREEDKEELLKVMPTLVSSTWTVKKPLRKLLPEMDSQGVAAAPSFIQRTLFTKPIQNIDQHLSLIEMFSQPPVKTMSV
- the MAPK4 gene encoding mitogen-activated protein kinase 4 isoform X2, which translates into the protein MAEKCDYIANMYGYDLGCRFINFRPLGFGANGLVLSAVDSKSCRKVAVKKIAISDAQSMKHAFREIKIIRRLDHDNIVKVYEVLGPKGADLQGDLFKFNMVYVIQEYMETDLARLLEQGPLSEEHAKLFMYQLLRGLKYIHSANVLHRDLKPANIFINTEDLVLKIGDFGLARVVDQHYSHKGYLSEGLVTKWYRSPRLLLSPNNYTKAIDMWAAGCILAEMLTGKMLFAGSHELEQMQLILETIPVFREEDKEELLKVMPTLVSSTWTVKKPLRKLLPEMDSQAGVAAAPSFIQRTLFTKPIQNIDQHLSLIEMFSQPPVKTMSV